From the genome of Prevotella herbatica, one region includes:
- the tsaE gene encoding tRNA (adenosine(37)-N6)-threonylcarbamoyltransferase complex ATPase subunit type 1 TsaE, translating to MKIRIDSLDNIHVAAKEFIANMGTGKVFAFYGKMGAGKTTFIKAICEELGVNDVITSPTFAIVNEYTADNDTPIYHFDFYRIKKLEEVYDMGYEDYFYGGNLCLLEWPELIEDILPEDVTKVTITEQEDGTRLVEF from the coding sequence ATGAAAATAAGAATCGATTCATTAGACAACATCCATGTTGCTGCAAAGGAATTTATTGCGAACATGGGAACGGGAAAGGTTTTCGCTTTCTACGGAAAGATGGGAGCCGGAAAGACAACTTTTATTAAAGCTATCTGTGAAGAGTTAGGAGTTAACGATGTAATAACATCTCCAACTTTTGCTATCGTCAACGAATACACCGCTGACAATGATACCCCTATATACCATTTCGACTTTTATAGAATAAAGAAACTCGAAGAAGTGTATGATATGGGATACGAAGATTATTTCTACGGTGGAAATCTATGTCTGTTGGAATGGCCAGAACTCATTGAGGACATTCTTCCTGAAGATGTTACAAAGGTAACTATCACAGAACAGGAAGACGGAACTAGACTAGTAGAGTTCTAG
- the porW gene encoding type IX secretion system periplasmic lipoprotein PorW/SprE, with amino-acid sequence MKHNAIYILAALISITSIYGCSTQQNTAKSRWWHAFNARYNTYYNGSVAYIDGSLEKENGNKDNFTEMIPLYTVGNKESRQLGGSNFDKAIEKCKKAIRLYSIKRRPAWNPNKKKTQQDIEWLSRREYNPFLWKAWLLMGRAQFYKGDFSEAASTFAYMSRLYSNQPAIYGKARAWLAKCYIEEDWLYDAEDVIRNIQRDSIHWRAQKEWDYTYADYYIHNGNYEKAIPYLRKVISHEMRRKQRAREWFLMGQLFEELGNKENAYNAYRHVIRLNPPYQLTLNARVGMTEVMAGGKQKQMIAKLKRMAASDNNKDYQEQIYYAIGNIYLAKKDTTNAIATYELGKEKATRNGIEKGVLLLKLGNLYWIKEQFGKAKGCYDVAIGLLDKERKDYQQLTDRQKVLEELVPFTDAVELQDSLQRLARINESSRNLIIDKIIIALKKKEKKELNSQLQTNTGNVGADIISMKTEFAMQNNSVDGKSTTTWYFYNPMTVSRGKETFTRIWGKRDNVDNWQRINKTVVAGINDISQDSTTQSEINDSANTIINDSAEANPHKREYYIKQIPLNKEKLDESDNILMNALYNSGVIFKDKLDNLVLGEKALRRIEDNYPKYKDMDNVYYHLYLLYARENKMDIADSYIGKLKKGYPQSKWTTLLSDPLYKENAKWGEHIEDSIYAATYDAFKAGRYTEVDGNTYISEHRFPSGANRDKFLFIGGLNKLNNGNQKGCLNDMNTLVKNFPESALSQMAGMIINGVKAGRKLHGGKFDIGDVWSRRTEILNDSDSIKTQKFNSGSNIDFVYMLVYNPDSVNENQLLFEIAKYNFTSYMVRNFDIQIENIDDIHRMVIKGFLNYDEALQYARELHRQTAVINLAKKARPIIISKQNLPLLGNQFSYEDYEKFYNKHFAPIKPTTSNLLIEPAKIVITGNEEETMPLPKAEKNVDKKSTEKKTEEKTFDLEDEYYDLEGF; translated from the coding sequence ATGAAGCATAATGCCATATACATCCTGGCCGCACTGATTAGCATTACGTCAATCTACGGATGTTCGACTCAGCAAAACACCGCTAAGTCTAGATGGTGGCATGCCTTCAATGCAAGATACAATACTTATTACAATGGTTCTGTGGCATATATTGACGGTTCTCTTGAAAAAGAAAACGGAAATAAGGATAACTTCACAGAGATGATTCCTCTTTACACAGTAGGAAATAAAGAAAGCAGGCAACTAGGAGGTTCAAACTTTGACAAAGCTATTGAGAAATGTAAAAAGGCGATAAGACTGTATAGTATAAAGCGAAGACCAGCATGGAACCCTAACAAGAAAAAGACTCAACAAGATATAGAGTGGTTGAGCAGAAGGGAATACAATCCTTTTTTATGGAAAGCATGGTTACTCATGGGACGTGCTCAATTCTACAAGGGCGACTTCAGTGAAGCGGCATCCACTTTCGCTTACATGAGTAGACTATATTCAAACCAACCTGCTATATACGGAAAGGCAAGAGCATGGCTGGCAAAATGCTATATTGAAGAAGACTGGCTATATGATGCCGAAGACGTAATACGTAATATCCAACGTGACTCTATACATTGGCGGGCACAAAAGGAATGGGACTACACGTATGCCGACTATTATATACATAATGGAAACTACGAAAAGGCAATCCCATATCTGAGAAAGGTTATAAGTCACGAAATGAGACGTAAGCAGAGAGCTCGTGAATGGTTTCTCATGGGACAGTTGTTCGAGGAATTGGGAAACAAGGAGAATGCTTACAATGCATATAGACACGTAATAAGATTGAACCCGCCCTACCAACTCACACTTAATGCAAGAGTTGGCATGACAGAAGTGATGGCTGGAGGAAAGCAGAAACAAATGATTGCCAAATTGAAAAGAATGGCTGCATCTGATAACAATAAGGATTATCAAGAGCAGATATATTATGCCATCGGTAATATATATCTAGCAAAAAAAGATACTACGAATGCTATTGCCACTTACGAACTAGGAAAAGAAAAGGCTACAAGAAACGGAATAGAAAAAGGTGTTTTGTTGTTAAAACTTGGTAATCTGTATTGGATTAAGGAACAATTCGGAAAGGCCAAAGGATGCTACGACGTAGCAATTGGATTGCTAGATAAAGAAAGAAAAGACTACCAACAGCTGACCGACAGACAGAAAGTGCTAGAGGAACTGGTTCCTTTCACTGACGCAGTAGAACTTCAGGACTCTTTACAACGACTTGCGAGAATAAACGAAAGCAGTCGTAACTTGATTATCGACAAAATAATCATTGCGCTAAAGAAAAAGGAAAAGAAAGAGCTGAATTCACAGCTACAGACAAATACAGGAAATGTAGGTGCTGATATTATATCTATGAAGACTGAGTTTGCTATGCAAAACAACTCTGTTGACGGAAAGAGCACAACTACTTGGTATTTCTATAATCCCATGACTGTTAGCAGAGGCAAGGAAACATTTACTCGCATATGGGGTAAACGTGATAATGTGGATAACTGGCAACGAATAAACAAGACTGTTGTTGCAGGAATAAATGATATATCGCAAGATTCTACAACACAAAGCGAAATCAATGATAGTGCGAACACTATAATTAATGACAGCGCTGAGGCAAATCCACATAAGCGTGAATACTACATTAAGCAGATACCACTTAATAAAGAGAAACTTGATGAAAGCGACAATATCCTAATGAATGCACTATACAATAGTGGAGTAATTTTCAAGGATAAACTTGACAATCTTGTTCTTGGCGAAAAGGCTTTAAGAAGAATAGAAGACAATTATCCTAAATATAAGGATATGGACAATGTTTACTATCATCTATATCTGCTATACGCACGTGAAAATAAGATGGACATTGCCGACAGTTATATCGGAAAACTCAAAAAAGGATACCCACAAAGCAAATGGACAACATTGCTGAGTGATCCCCTATATAAGGAAAACGCAAAATGGGGCGAGCATATCGAAGACTCAATCTATGCAGCCACATACGATGCTTTTAAAGCTGGACGATATACAGAAGTTGACGGCAATACATATATTTCAGAACACAGATTCCCGTCTGGTGCAAACCGTGACAAATTTCTGTTTATTGGTGGACTGAACAAGTTGAACAATGGTAATCAGAAAGGATGCCTTAACGATATGAATACGCTTGTTAAGAATTTCCCAGAAAGCGCACTGAGCCAAATGGCTGGTATGATTATCAACGGTGTTAAAGCAGGAAGGAAACTACACGGTGGTAAGTTTGATATTGGTGATGTTTGGAGTAGACGTACTGAAATACTCAACGACAGTGATTCAATAAAGACACAGAAGTTTAATTCTGGCAGTAATATCGACTTCGTATATATGTTGGTATATAACCCTGATTCTGTTAATGAAAATCAGTTACTCTTCGAGATAGCTAAATACAATTTCACCAGTTACATGGTGAGGAATTTCGATATACAGATAGAAAATATTGATGACATTCACAGAATGGTTATCAAGGGATTTCTTAATTATGACGAAGCATTGCAATATGCAAGGGAACTGCACAGGCAGACAGCAGTAATAAATTTGGCAAAAAAAGCTAGACCTATTATCATAAGTAAACAGAATCTACCTCTGCTTGGCAATCAATTCAGTTACGAAGATTACGAAAAATTCTATAATAAGCATTTCGCTCCGATAAAGCCTACAACTTCTAACCTGCTTATAGAACCGGCAAAGATTGTAATAACAGGGAATGAAGAAGAAACAATGCCTTTACCCAAAGCGGAAAAGAATGTAGACAAAAAATCAACCGAGAAGAAAACAGAAGAAAAGACATTCGACTTGGAAGATGAATATTACGATTTAGAAGGATTTTAA
- a CDS encoding helix-turn-helix domain-containing protein, whose amino-acid sequence METNNELELAWEFIEHTSTSIFLTGKAGTGKTTFLRSITDKSCKRIVVVAPTGVAAINAHGVTIHSFFQLPFSPYVPNTTFKEKFDFSKEKRNIVKTLDLLIIDEISMVRSDLLDAIDSVLRRYKDASKPFGGVQLLMMGDLQQLTPVVTDDDAKILRPHYNTPYFFGSHALQQINYVTIELQKVYRQQDAKFLDLLNSIRSGKPSEEDINILNSRFNPEFHTDNKDGYIRLTTHNAIADRYNDSELAKLETEEYTFKADIKGNFPEYSYPTNETLLLKEDAQVMFVKNDTSIDHLYYNGKIGRITCISDDCIKVRCSGEENDIEVQPQEWENTKYVINKETKEIEPDVQGVFKQYPLRLAWAITIHKSQGLTFEHAIIDAGASFASGQVYVALSRCKTLEGMVLASKIDNHAVINDERVDSYISIQEEAAKQNIDSLELQKQNYYKQQLVELFTFNDIIMAEDNLCRTVIEFLHSYPKLTILHKATFKSLQEKIDAVSRKWINTIIRTPYEELTEEAFLERVVKSACYFNKTLKTYIQPLLDQTAAAKTDNKQGAKRLDTTYPELKLAYLSKKNILEMTIDNGFNSESYLKNRQTAFLNAIEEINPLAVTTRRRKKDYSDKEETPKPKVKKENTKELTLTMYKKGFSPKEIAMERDFTLGTIFGHLAHYVETGEIKAPDIIGKEKYDIINKAVNKIGTSQGLKVIKDICPEDIDYGEIRMIFAEKAIIAKTSS is encoded by the coding sequence ATGGAAACTAACAACGAACTGGAACTAGCATGGGAATTCATTGAACATACTAGTACCAGTATATTCCTTACAGGTAAAGCAGGAACAGGAAAAACTACATTTTTAAGAAGTATTACCGACAAAAGCTGCAAACGTATTGTTGTTGTCGCTCCTACAGGTGTGGCAGCAATAAATGCACACGGAGTTACAATACACTCATTTTTCCAACTCCCATTCTCACCATACGTACCAAACACAACATTCAAGGAAAAGTTTGATTTCTCTAAGGAAAAGAGAAACATTGTAAAGACTTTGGATTTACTTATCATTGATGAAATAAGTATGGTTAGAAGTGATTTACTTGATGCCATTGACTCTGTATTGCGAAGATACAAGGACGCAAGTAAACCGTTTGGAGGAGTTCAACTGCTTATGATGGGCGATCTTCAACAATTGACTCCTGTCGTAACAGACGATGATGCAAAGATATTGCGCCCACATTATAATACGCCGTATTTCTTCGGAAGTCACGCTCTGCAACAAATTAACTATGTAACAATAGAACTGCAGAAAGTTTACCGACAGCAAGACGCAAAATTTCTAGACTTACTAAATAGTATTAGAAGCGGAAAGCCTTCTGAAGAGGATATAAACATTCTTAATTCAAGGTTCAATCCCGAATTTCATACAGACAATAAAGATGGATATATAAGGCTAACTACACACAATGCTATAGCCGATAGATATAACGATTCAGAATTAGCCAAACTAGAAACTGAAGAATATACATTCAAAGCCGATATAAAAGGTAACTTTCCAGAATACAGCTACCCTACAAATGAGACCCTTTTGCTAAAAGAAGATGCACAGGTGATGTTTGTAAAAAACGACACGTCCATAGACCATCTTTATTACAACGGTAAGATAGGCCGTATCACATGTATATCCGATGACTGTATAAAGGTAAGATGCAGCGGGGAAGAAAATGATATAGAAGTGCAACCACAAGAATGGGAAAATACCAAATACGTAATAAACAAGGAAACTAAGGAAATAGAACCAGATGTTCAGGGAGTATTCAAGCAATATCCTCTGAGACTTGCATGGGCTATAACGATACATAAGAGTCAAGGATTGACATTCGAGCATGCAATTATTGATGCCGGAGCATCTTTCGCCTCAGGGCAAGTTTATGTAGCTCTCAGTCGATGCAAGACTCTTGAAGGAATGGTACTAGCATCAAAGATTGACAATCACGCTGTAATAAACGATGAACGAGTTGATTCTTACATTAGCATACAAGAAGAGGCTGCAAAGCAAAATATAGACAGCCTTGAACTTCAGAAACAAAACTATTACAAGCAACAACTGGTTGAACTATTTACATTCAATGATATCATTATGGCTGAAGATAATCTCTGCCGTACCGTTATTGAATTTCTGCACTCTTATCCAAAACTTACAATACTTCACAAAGCTACATTTAAATCTTTACAGGAAAAAATAGACGCTGTATCACGTAAATGGATAAATACGATAATTCGTACGCCATACGAAGAACTAACAGAAGAGGCATTTCTTGAACGTGTAGTAAAAAGTGCTTGTTACTTCAACAAGACTTTAAAGACTTATATACAGCCGTTACTCGACCAAACAGCTGCTGCTAAAACAGATAACAAGCAAGGAGCAAAAAGACTTGATACTACGTATCCAGAACTTAAGCTAGCATATCTTTCTAAGAAAAATATTCTTGAGATGACTATAGACAACGGATTTAATAGTGAAAGTTATTTGAAAAACCGACAAACAGCTTTTCTTAATGCTATAGAAGAGATAAATCCACTCGCAGTAACTACACGTAGAAGGAAGAAAGACTACAGCGATAAAGAAGAAACTCCAAAACCAAAAGTAAAGAAAGAAAATACGAAGGAACTTACATTGACTATGTATAAAAAAGGTTTCTCTCCAAAAGAGATTGCTATGGAAAGAGATTTCACACTTGGGACCATATTCGGTCACCTTGCACATTACGTTGAGACTGGTGAGATAAAAGCTCCAGACATTATTGGTAAAGAAAAATACGATATAATAAACAAAGCTGTAAATAAGATTGGTACATCACAAGGTCTTAAGGTCATTAAAGACATTTGTCCAGAAGACATAGACTATGGAGAAATAAGAATGATTTTCGCAGAAAAGGCTATAATAGCTAAAACCTCAAGTTAA
- the dacB gene encoding D-alanyl-D-alanine carboxypeptidase/D-alanyl-D-alanine endopeptidase: MKHLRYLFLLIVVFTLPTYAQVELENIEDDDDSNVADSAMVDTLQNDSVALPWPKGIQHKLSRLTNSVMFKTSQLGMMVYDLDADSTIFCFNEKQLMRPASTMKLITAITAIDKLGGDYQFKTELCYTGKVENHTLKGNIYCVGGFDPRFNSDDLNAFVEAIQKMGVDTIIGTLYADKSMKDDKQFGEGWCWDDDNYVLSPLIISRKDIFMGRFLEELQKHKIVVNDATIDDGRRPADAYCIVNRFHTIDQILMRMLKESDNLYAEAMYYQIAASTGNHPASAKSARAVERRLVEKIGLIPSQYKFADGSGLSLYNYVSPELEVKMLRYAYKNDNIYNHLNQALPIAGVDGTLKKRMKGSFASGNVRAKTGTVTGISSLAGYCKSSNGHTLCFSIINQGLIHGRNGRAFQDRVCTVLCSPN; encoded by the coding sequence ATGAAACATTTAAGATATTTATTTCTTCTTATAGTAGTTTTTACCTTGCCAACCTATGCGCAGGTTGAATTGGAAAATATAGAGGATGACGATGACAGTAACGTTGCTGACTCTGCAATGGTTGACACGCTGCAAAATGACAGCGTCGCTTTACCTTGGCCTAAGGGGATACAGCATAAATTGAGTAGACTTACAAACAGCGTTATGTTCAAGACTTCACAATTGGGAATGATGGTGTATGATCTTGATGCAGACAGTACTATATTCTGCTTCAACGAAAAGCAGCTTATGCGTCCTGCAAGCACAATGAAACTCATCACTGCAATCACAGCAATAGATAAGCTTGGTGGAGATTATCAGTTTAAGACAGAACTTTGCTATACTGGAAAGGTAGAGAATCATACTCTTAAAGGAAATATATATTGTGTTGGAGGTTTTGATCCTCGTTTCAACAGTGATGACCTTAATGCTTTTGTTGAGGCTATTCAGAAGATGGGGGTTGACACGATTATCGGAACGTTGTATGCCGACAAGAGCATGAAAGATGACAAGCAGTTTGGTGAAGGCTGGTGTTGGGACGACGATAATTATGTGCTGAGTCCGCTTATCATCAGTCGCAAGGATATATTTATGGGGCGCTTTCTGGAAGAACTCCAAAAGCACAAGATAGTTGTTAATGATGCTACTATTGACGATGGCAGAAGACCTGCTGATGCGTATTGCATCGTAAATCGCTTCCACACGATCGACCAGATTCTGATGAGAATGTTGAAGGAAAGCGATAATCTGTATGCAGAGGCTATGTATTATCAGATAGCAGCAAGCACAGGAAATCATCCAGCTTCAGCAAAGAGTGCACGTGCAGTAGAGAGAAGACTTGTTGAGAAAATAGGTTTGATCCCTTCGCAATATAAGTTTGCTGATGGTTCAGGGCTTTCATTATATAATTATGTAAGTCCGGAATTGGAAGTAAAGATGCTGCGCTATGCATATAAGAATGACAATATATATAATCATCTTAATCAAGCATTGCCAATAGCTGGTGTTGATGGTACTCTTAAAAAACGGATGAAAGGTAGTTTCGCCAGTGGAAATGTAAGAGCTAAGACAGGAACAGTAACAGGAATAAGTAGTTTGGCTGGATATTGTAAGTCTTCAAATGGTCATACGCTTTGTTTCTCAATAATAAATCAGGGACTCATTCATGGTAGAAACGGGAGGGCCTTTCAAGATCGTGTCTGCACGGTGTTGTGTTCACCTAATTAA
- a CDS encoding metal ABC transporter permease — protein MDILHYTFFQNALLGSILASIVCGIIGTYIVTRRLVFISGGITHASFGGIGLGVLLGINPILSAMVFAILSAFGVEWMSRRGDVREDSAIAVFWTFGMSIGIICCFLTPGFMPDLPSFLFGSILTIGYTDLWILAILAIVVIAIFTFMYREIQSVAFDSTFAMSQGLHVRFIEYMMMALIAMAIVSTLRMVGIVLAISLLTIPQMTANVFTYNFKKMAILSIGIGWIDCLLGLGISYWLNVPSGACIIFISIIIYAIAKLK, from the coding sequence TTGGATATACTACATTATACTTTTTTCCAGAATGCATTGCTTGGTTCCATATTGGCAAGCATTGTTTGCGGAATTATCGGTACATACATTGTTACACGCCGACTGGTATTTATCAGCGGAGGTATCACCCACGCTTCTTTCGGCGGTATAGGACTTGGTGTGCTACTTGGTATAAATCCAATACTATCAGCAATGGTTTTTGCAATACTAAGTGCATTCGGCGTAGAATGGATGTCACGAAGAGGCGATGTAAGAGAAGATTCAGCAATAGCAGTGTTCTGGACCTTTGGAATGAGCATTGGTATCATCTGCTGCTTTCTTACTCCAGGATTCATGCCAGACCTACCTTCTTTTCTATTCGGAAGTATTCTAACTATTGGCTATACCGACTTATGGATTCTTGCCATACTAGCAATAGTTGTAATTGCAATATTTACTTTTATGTATCGTGAAATACAAAGCGTGGCTTTTGATTCCACATTTGCAATGTCACAGGGACTGCATGTTAGGTTCATCGAATATATGATGATGGCACTTATAGCGATGGCAATAGTGTCTACACTGAGAATGGTAGGAATAGTACTTGCAATAAGTTTGCTTACAATTCCACAGATGACAGCCAATGTATTTACTTATAATTTTAAGAAAATGGCCATCCTTAGTATTGGTATCGGCTGGATTGATTGCTTGTTGGGACTAGGAATAAGCTATTGGCTAAACGTGCCGTCTGGAGCCTGCATCATATTTATCAGTATCATAATATATGCCATAGCCAAACTTAAATGA
- the porX gene encoding T9SS response regulator signal transducer PorX, whose product MSNGKLLWVDDEIDLLRAHIIFLEKREYDVTTISNGEDAIELCRNTTFDLILLDEMMPGLTGLETLQRIKDIQPTTPIVMVTKSEEENIMNQAIGRKIADYLIKPVNPSQILIALKKNIHKRELVTEVTQSGYREDFNKISISIDDCNSFDDWTEIYRLLTKWELELSNADSKMLEMLQMQKEEANNAFAKYIQKNYMQWMENAKNRPLMSNDIFKTNIFPTLDNKEKAFCIVIDNLRYDHWKILANEISNLFEIKENMYMSILPTATQYGRNAIFSGLMPYDIQKMYPDLWVDEDEDEGKNVNEEALIQTQFDRYRRHETFSYHKINDSQTIDKLIERFGELEKYDLNVVVINFIDMLSHARTESKMVRELANNESAYRSITQSWLKHSGIAELFHLLSHKDYKVVITTDHGSIRANKPIKIIGDKNTNTNLRYKLGKNLNYDSRQVFEIKDPHKANLPSPNISTSYVFATGDSFFAYPNNYNYYATYYKNTFQHGGISMEEMLIPLISMTRRKKE is encoded by the coding sequence ATGAGTAACGGTAAACTACTTTGGGTTGACGATGAAATAGATCTTCTTCGTGCCCACATAATCTTTCTTGAGAAAAGGGAGTATGATGTTACTACAATAAGCAATGGCGAAGATGCCATTGAACTTTGTAGAAACACCACCTTTGACCTTATTCTTCTTGATGAGATGATGCCTGGACTTACCGGACTTGAAACACTACAACGTATTAAGGATATACAGCCAACCACTCCTATAGTTATGGTGACTAAAAGCGAGGAAGAGAATATAATGAATCAAGCTATTGGCAGAAAAATTGCCGACTATCTTATTAAACCTGTAAATCCAAGTCAGATACTTATCGCACTGAAGAAGAACATACACAAGCGCGAACTAGTAACAGAAGTAACACAGAGTGGATATCGTGAGGATTTTAACAAGATTTCGATATCAATTGACGATTGCAACTCTTTTGATGATTGGACTGAAATATACCGTTTGCTCACGAAATGGGAACTGGAACTTAGCAATGCCGACAGTAAAATGCTTGAAATGCTACAAATGCAAAAGGAAGAAGCAAATAATGCTTTTGCTAAATACATCCAGAAGAACTATATGCAATGGATGGAAAATGCAAAAAACCGTCCTTTGATGAGCAATGATATATTCAAAACTAATATATTCCCGACACTTGACAATAAGGAAAAAGCATTCTGTATTGTAATAGATAACCTACGCTATGATCATTGGAAAATACTTGCCAACGAGATTAGTAACTTATTCGAAATAAAAGAGAATATGTACATGAGTATTCTTCCAACAGCTACGCAATATGGTAGAAATGCTATTTTCAGTGGGTTAATGCCATACGACATACAGAAGATGTATCCAGATCTGTGGGTAGATGAAGATGAAGACGAAGGAAAGAACGTAAACGAGGAGGCATTGATTCAGACCCAGTTTGATAGATACAGACGTCATGAAACTTTCAGTTATCACAAAATTAATGACTCACAAACCATAGACAAACTGATTGAACGATTTGGTGAACTTGAGAAATATGATTTAAATGTTGTTGTGATAAACTTCATCGACATGCTGTCACACGCAAGAACAGAATCTAAGATGGTTAGAGAACTTGCCAACAACGAGAGTGCATACCGCAGTATAACACAAAGTTGGCTAAAACATTCTGGTATTGCCGAACTATTCCATTTGCTTTCTCATAAAGACTATAAAGTTGTTATCACCACTGATCACGGCAGCATAAGAGCAAACAAGCCGATAAAGATTATAGGTGACAAAAATACAAATACAAATCTTAGATATAAACTAGGCAAGAATCTTAACTATGATTCACGTCAAGTATTTGAGATAAAAGACCCTCATAAAGCAAATCTGCCTTCACCAAACATAAGTACGTCGTATGTATTCGCTACAGGAGACTCATTCTTTGCGTATCCAAACAACTACAATTACTACGCGACATATTATAAAAATACGTTTCAGCATGGCGGAATATCAATGGAAGAAATGCTTATTCCATTAATATCTATGACAAGAAGAAAAAAAGAATAA
- a CDS encoding mechanosensitive ion channel family protein, producing MEEIKVFVENIIELMGVTGPSVHVLRHILLVLFAILFAWLIGIICHKILVPLLLKFTKHTDVKWDDVIFNEQVLRSACNIIPAIIIWILLPLIFYQFHVVREVLERATAIYITVMSARTAFVFVDSFNNLDTGAQRSSMQQYLKSFCGVLKILLLFIATVVVVAIAINRSPLALFAGLGATSAILMLVFKDTIAGLVAGVRLTSNDMLHCGDWITVSSAGADGIVEEMTLTTVKIRNFDNSIVTVSPIALVDGSFTNWIGMQNAEGRRVTKKAYFDFNSIGLLTPDVKKNIINRGYFKAEELNDDDINISLYRKYMEKFIASRKEVNKDLLYIVRQLDSSQGGLPLEFYFFLINKDSKPYEHDCAKIMDCAYAIAREFGLVIFQSQNVISLR from the coding sequence ATGGAGGAAATAAAAGTTTTTGTTGAGAATATTATTGAACTGATGGGAGTCACAGGACCGTCTGTTCATGTTCTGAGGCATATACTTCTTGTGCTTTTTGCTATATTATTTGCGTGGCTTATAGGCATTATATGTCATAAGATACTGGTTCCTCTGTTGCTAAAATTCACTAAACATACTGATGTTAAGTGGGACGACGTAATCTTTAATGAGCAAGTATTGCGAAGTGCTTGTAATATTATACCTGCTATAATTATATGGATATTACTACCACTAATATTTTACCAGTTCCATGTTGTTAGAGAAGTGTTAGAGCGTGCAACTGCTATATATATCACAGTGATGTCTGCACGTACGGCATTTGTCTTTGTTGACAGTTTTAATAATCTTGACACAGGAGCACAACGTTCCAGCATGCAACAGTATTTGAAGTCTTTTTGCGGTGTGCTTAAAATTCTATTGTTGTTTATTGCTACAGTGGTCGTAGTTGCTATAGCGATTAATCGAAGTCCTCTTGCTTTGTTTGCAGGTCTTGGAGCAACCAGTGCAATACTTATGTTAGTGTTTAAGGATACAATAGCCGGACTTGTTGCCGGAGTACGCCTCACAAGCAATGATATGCTTCATTGCGGAGACTGGATAACCGTTTCTTCTGCTGGTGCTGACGGAATAGTAGAAGAGATGACCCTTACAACAGTAAAAATACGTAATTTTGATAATTCCATAGTCACAGTAAGTCCCATTGCTTTGGTTGATGGTTCATTCACAAATTGGATAGGAATGCAGAATGCTGAAGGTAGACGCGTAACCAAAAAGGCTTATTTTGATTTTAACAGTATAGGTCTGCTTACTCCTGATGTGAAAAAGAACATCATTAACCGAGGATATTTCAAGGCTGAAGAATTGAATGATGATGATATAAATATCAGTCTTTACAGAAAATACATGGAAAAGTTTATTGCTTCTAGAAAAGAAGTGAATAAAGATCTGCTCTATATTGTGCGCCAATTGGACTCATCGCAAGGCGGATTACCTTTGGAGTTTTATTTTTTCCTGATCAATAAAGACAGCAAACCATATGAGCATGATTGTGCTAAAATAATGGATTGCGCCTATGCTATAGCTCGTGAATTTGGTCTTGTGATATTTCAGTCGCAGAATGTTATTTCACTTCGGTAA
- the trxA gene encoding thioredoxin → MEVTITNENFESYKNGELPLVVDFWATWCAPCRMIAPIIAELAEEYDGKVVVGKCDVEEADDIASEFGIRNIPTILFLKNGEVVDKFVGAASKAKIEEKFKALL, encoded by the coding sequence ATGGAAGTAACAATTACAAACGAAAATTTTGAGAGTTATAAGAATGGTGAATTACCATTAGTAGTTGATTTTTGGGCTACTTGGTGCGCTCCTTGTAGAATGATTGCTCCAATCATCGCTGAACTTGCTGAAGAGTATGATGGAAAGGTCGTTGTTGGTAAATGTGATGTAGAGGAAGCTGATGATATAGCAAGTGAATTTGGCATCCGCAACATTCCTACAATATTGTTCTTAAAGAATGGTGAAGTTGTAGACAAGTTCGTAGGCGCAGCTAGTAAAGCAAAAATAGAAGAGAAGTTTAAAGCTCTTTTATAA